A segment of the Lathamus discolor isolate bLatDis1 chromosome 9, bLatDis1.hap1, whole genome shotgun sequence genome:
GGGAGCATTAGGAGCCTGGCAGGGGCACTGCAGACAGCACAGATCACAGGACTCTGAAGAGGGGCTGGATACTGTCACACCAGTCCCTGGCATGGGGAACTCCTGCTAAAGCCATGCAATATATCTCACTGTTTCTGTGGAGGGCAAAGAGCTGCTTTAGGGCTGGAGAAGAGTACGAGCACTAACAAGGAGCTATGACCTGTCCCCTAATTTTGCAGATTCCAGAATTCAAGACTATTAGTCGCCCTCATAATTTCCACAGTATAACCTTTCTCCCATCCTAAACAAATAAGACCCTGAGACAGGAAACACTCCTGAGGATAGTGGGAAATCCCTACTATCCACACCCTATCCTTGGCAGCCAATATTGTTCCACTTCATTACAAGCACTGTCAGACCAAGGGAGGAACCTTGAAATCTTGGGGAATAAAAACAAGTTCATCCTCTCCCATGCTGTCAGCAAGCAACAAGGGAGGTCAGCACTGCTCCCTACTTTTCAGGATGACAGCTAAAAGTAAAATGCTTCCAGCTACTGCTCAGCCTCACCAGGGACTAAATCTGTCTGCAAACCTTCCCTTGATAAGGACTGGCTAGGCTGGGAAACAGAGACACCCAGAAAAATAGTAAAGGAGAACCATTCCCAAAAGCAAATACCACAGGTTATCAacttactttttcctttccttatctCTTTTAAGAGTTTGAGATCCTCCAGCCTGCTGAGCCTGAGATTGAAGCAATTCAGCTGCTGTCTTCCtttgtttaaatgcatttaCTTCATCATCCAGAGACTTTTTCTTATCCTctagcttctttttttcatcCTGATGTAACTTTTTCAGGCGATCAAACTTTTCATGCAGctagaggaaaagaagagaggtGAGCACGACCCAGCGCTACCAGATATTCTcttcacaggaaaagagaaagatggaaGGATTCCATGAGACCTGAACCTGCAAGGCTCCATGGTCTCTACATCATTTCTAGCCCCCTGAGCTGACACTGCTTAGAaaaagggcagggaaaaatCTCCTTCCACAATAGCTTACATACCAGGCAGTGTTCTAGCGATGCACCATCGCACAGACTAATAGAGGATTGGGAGAGTATAatggtaaaaaaatatttagtccATTTCCAGGGGCCTTATTCTGTTTTAAAGGCCAGTAAATTAATGGATTTTTCACAATGCTCcgtgtatttttttatatgagAAGCCTATATCTGGAGCTCTTTCTCTCCTTGAATTTTGCCACACTACCACTCTCCATCAGAATCAAGACTATGCACTTTCATGGCGCAGTGAGTTGTACACTACAAGCACTGTGATCTAGTTTTGTCCTACAGGATGAACACCTTAATGTCCCCATGATCCAAAGCCGAACTTTAGACTTCTTGGTAAGAAAGTCCTAAACCACACTCTGCAGAAAGTACTTCGGCAGCAGCTAACTGCCTGGGAGTACATCTATCACTCACAACCATGAAGAGACAAGTAGTGTAGTCTTCACCTCTTTTTCAGCCTCCTTCAGCTCCGCTTCTTTTTCCTTGACCCTCTGGACAAACATTTGCCTCATtgcctcttcctttttctgcagttctcCCAGAAACTCGTTTCTTTTGGCTTCATAAGTTTCTTGTAAGctaaaaagaaagggaattCCAGTGACATGACTTGGGACAAACACGGCTTCCCCTGAGCCTCTGAAATCAGGCCCTTACCATGAATACTGCTTGTCCACAGCACATCTGCTACTCACCCACCCATGTGTGCCTGAGGCCACCTTTATCCAACCTTTTCTGAGGTCTGTAAGCTACTGCACTTTTCTGTATGTTGAATGCTGGGCAATTCAAAGAGACCAACTGCCAACAAACACTAGTTCAGAGGGACACTGCTGTATCCCTACAGCACAGACATTTCTGCTCCTATACCTGCAGTTTCAGAGTCAATCCTGAACACGCTCTCTGGATTTTCACGTCTCATTCAGCCAGCATCTTTGCTGAAGTCTGGATTTATCTGACCTGGCAGGTATTCTTGCTGCACTGGTTCTTTACATGCTCTCTCAAggacacatacacacacatgcggTGCATCCAACAATGCTTCTCTCAAGCTCTCCCGTCTCCTCAAGGATCCTACCTGAAGGGTTTGCTGTCTGGATCAGTGTCCTTGAAACCCATCTCTTCCAGCTTGCATCGTCGGTACAGCTCATAGTGGCGTGTGTGGGTCTGTTCACGAAGGTCTTCCATATTTACACGGATCAGCATCTCCCGCAGCTTCACAAAATCACAGTGAGCTTCATTCTCCACTGTAAGAAGACATAAGGATAAGATGAGGGCAGAAACAAAGGTCTTTTCCCACATTCCCCACCTGTCTACTCCTCCAATAGGTCAGCAGCCCTTCTGAGCAGAGAAAACTGTCACTATAGGCCTGACACAAGGATTTAACAAATGATAATTCCTAGAGAAACATTAAAGTCCAGCAGAGCCTTGTTCCTCTTATGAGAGCCCACTGCCTCCTGGCAGAAGTGTCACCATTCATGCCATGAAAATCCAAGGGCTCAACTCACCTTGCACAGTGCCCCAGGGGTACTGACGAGCTTTCAtcattttgtttcctatttTCAGCTCCTCCGTGCTCCCGATCACTGCAAAAGGCAAGTGGGCCTGGAACACATTTAATGATACCCACGTCAGTCTCTCTCAACTCTGGGTGCCTTGCCAGCACACAGAGATTAGCACAGCCACTGAGCAAGACAGTCATTATGCACACGCTAACCTCAGGGAGTCTAGTCACTGACCACTAGCCCAAgacaaggaggaaggagggagaagggagggtCTTTTTGGAAACCTTGTTAGTGCTACCACTCTATATCCTCTACCTGGCTGATCCTCCCAGCCACGGGGTCTCAGGTGAGATGAGCCAGTGCAAGACTAGCGTCAGAACGACAGCTCAAACAACATGCTGCGCGGCTCTGACTGCGATGCTGTCCCAAGGGCTTGCCGTAGCTGAGGAGAACATCTGCACAAGCACAGAAGCAATAAAAGAGGTCTTGGAGCCTTCTTGATTTTATCCCCTCACCACTCCCTCAGCTCACACTGGAGCACAAGACACATCATTCTATTGGATCATGAGATCTGTCCTTCATCCCCAGAGTAAGAGCTCTTTCCTCCCACTTCCTTCAGCTGTGGCAAGGAAGGACTGAACACAACCCTGCACGGGGTCAGCCTCCACGTCCATGTATGCCCAAAGGtctgctgcaggctgagctgGGAAGGACGCTGCATTCCCTGGGGCTGTGCTAAGCCTGCCCCACACTAAAACTCAATAAAACCTCATGCTTCCTGCAGCTGTGTTGGGATCACCCTTAGCACCCCCCTCTCAAATCCCACAGCACTCAAAACTGGTTCTGAGAAACCCAAAGAAATGCCAATGGATTTACAAATCCTCCTGATGTTGATGCTATGTGCAGCCACTGCTAGGTGGCTGCAAAGCCAGGGGACAAAGGAGGCCAAATCCAGGGATCACACGCTAAGACACTCACCCAGTGCAAGCTCAGCAGTCAGAACAGAAACACTCCCAACACCTCTCCAGGCTCAGAAGACCACACCTTACACTCATTCCCCAATCTCAGGCTGCCAAGCAAACCCCCAGACACTGCCATCATACTTTGCTGCATATCTGTTGTGCAGTAAGTGAGATCTCTCCCCACCTCCGCTTGCTCCTGGGAAGCATACTGCATCCTGCCAAACTGCAAAGAAGTCAAGTGCAAGGCTTCAgcacttaaaaataaagttgCCAACTCCCTGCACCCACCTCTTCTGCTGAGTTTTGTGCAGTGACATTTGTTGGCTACGATCTTTTAAAGCAAGCTGATCTCTGGCCAATTAAAAGGGCCACAGGATATGGATACCACCAACTATATGAAAGATCAGTGACCCTGGACTGCTCTCAGGAGCAGGTAATGAAGTTTTAATTCCACGGGTTATCTGAAAACTTGGTCAAGTTTATAACAGCTGGTACAAGCAAGGGATTTCAGAGATGATGTTTCCTGCTTCTGGAGTGTGGCTCATACAGTCAAACCTTAAATACTGCAAAACTGCCTGCAAGCACTCCCAAAGATGGGTTCTTCAGCCTTCATTTCTCGGCCTCCCAGCTCTCGCATAGGACACGTAGAGTAAGTGGGGCTGGTGGTCAGTCTGATGGGGCCATGCATAGGCTCTATGCAATGCAGCCTTCTGGGTCACATCCCATGCTGAGCTACCTCTGCGATCAAGCTGACACACCAGCACCTGGAGGGACACAggccagcacagagctgagccTGCTTTGCAGGAGAGggcaagcagcagaaaaaggaaagtggTCTTTCAGGTTGAAGAAGCTGATTTTCAGCAGAAGGCTGTCTCATCGCAAAGGGCAGGGGGATACAAAACACTGGACgggaaggaaacaaagctgtCTGAACTGAACAGCCTCCACACTACAACATGGGGGAAACTCCCCTAGCCAGCTCTGAAAGGAATAATTTGTCACCTTATTTCTACAGCTGTAGTTCCTCCTGCCTTCAAGACAGACCACACACTAGCAACAGCACTGGCCACAAACACTTCTGCACATGTGGTCAAGAAGGATTATCAGTGGTCCCTGTGGCAAGGAACAGCCACAGGCAAGAGGAGACCCCTGGAAGCACGGCTTTTCAGGAAACATCAGCCTAGGAGAACAAAGACTGTCCTTGCCCTGCACAGCCTCACTATCTGTCTGATTTCCTACATGTGCCTCAATAGATACACATTAGGACAAGGAAGGGGTTAAAAGActgggggaggggtgggggttCTGACTAGAAAAGCCCACCGGAGAAGCAATAGCCTACCAGAAGGCTCTGATAGTCTAGGCTGACGCTCCAAGGATTGGATGCCTGTGCAATCCTCTCGTTTTAAGACATAAAACAAGAGGGAAAGTGGATTTCAGAAGCACCCCAATATGGGCCACCAACCCCCACAGCAACAGTGCTGTTctgggagaagaggaagcacTATGTCACTTACATTCATTGTCCCATTTATCTCCGCCACTGATTCATCATCTGTTGGGAACTGGTAGATCTGAACCCCGTTACTAACCAGTTCACttgtgattttaattttaaatttggtCAGCTCACTCTTGGAAATGGCATCGGATTTGGCAATGATGGGAATGATGTTCACCTAGAAAAGAACAGAGCGGTAAGAAGTCCTCAGCTTTGCTCCAGGTTGCTTTTCCAAGTCTGCAATACAACTTACAAAAACTTAAAAGTGCTCCATAAACATACAGGCTTTATCTGCCAACCCAGTCATGTCCACTGGTCTAAGGGCTATTCAAGGAGCAGAGATGTGCTCTGGCAAAGCAGCACGTGGTTAACCTGCCCAGTAAGAGTTAAACAAGCCTACCTTGCTGTCAAGCTTCTTCATTGTTACCAAGTCCAGGGATTTCAGTGAGTGGCCTGTTGGAGCAATGAAGTACAAGCAAGCATGTATCCGGGTGTCATGGTAGTTGTGCAAGACCCTTCTTATCTTCAGTTCTTCTTGCAAGTAGGCTTCAAACTGAGCATCGATGAATTCAACAATGGGCTTATAGCtttgatgaaaggaaaaaagacaagacTTATACATCTCACGAAGTCGAAGAGGTAAAGAGGCAGTGCTCCACTGATTGCTTTCAAGAAACAAGCTACTTGTTAGATTTCACTTCCCAAGACCAATTGTCTCaatctcccttcctccccaccagTAAGGAATTTTAAAGCTGCACTACTGACAAGGAGATGTGGTCCTACAGCAGATGCTAGCAGCCAGTTTGACAAAACACAGTACTGGAAATTTAGCAGAGGACAGGAGACACACCATGGACT
Coding sequences within it:
- the SEPTIN6 gene encoding septin-6 isoform X5, translating into MAAAEVARQGEGCRTVPLSGHVGFDSLPDQLVNKSVNHGFCFNILCVGETGLGKSTLMDTLFNTKFEGDPASHSQPGVQLKSSTYDLQESNVNLKLTIVSTVGFGDQINKEDSYKPIVEFIDAQFEAYLQEELKIRRVLHNYHDTRIHACLYFIAPTGHSLKSLDLVTMKKLDSKVNIIPIIAKSDAISKSELTKFKIKITSELVSNGVQIYQFPTDDESVAEINGTMNAHLPFAVIGSTEELKIGNKMMKARQYPWGTVQVENEAHCDFVKLREMLIRVNMEDLREQTHTRHYELYRRCKLEEMGFKDTDPDSKPFSLQETYEAKRNEFLGELQKKEEAMRQMFVQRVKEKEAELKEAEKELHEKFDRLKKLHQDEKKKLEDKKKSLDDEVNAFKQRKTAAELLQSQAQQAGGSQTLKRDKERKNNPWLCTE
- the SEPTIN6 gene encoding septin-6 isoform X4 — its product is MLFSSQRNCHLCLLVSGAGKDSQPASTVLCAGAVGPLTGEGCRTVPLSGHVGFDSLPDQLVNKSVNHGFCFNILCVGETGLGKSTLMDTLFNTKFEGDPASHSQPGVQLKSSTYDLQESNVNLKLTIVSTVGFGDQINKEDSYKPIVEFIDAQFEAYLQEELKIRRVLHNYHDTRIHACLYFIAPTGHSLKSLDLVTMKKLDSKVNIIPIIAKSDAISKSELTKFKIKITSELVSNGVQIYQFPTDDESVAEINGTMNAHLPFAVIGSTEELKIGNKMMKARQYPWGTVQVENEAHCDFVKLREMLIRVNMEDLREQTHTRHYELYRRCKLEEMGFKDTDPDSKPFSLQETYEAKRNEFLGELQKKEEAMRQMFVQRVKEKEAELKEAEKELHEKFDRLKKLHQDEKKKLEDKKKSLDDEVNAFKQRKTAAELLQSQAQQAGGSQTLKRDKERKN
- the SEPTIN6 gene encoding septin-6 isoform X2; the protein is MLFSSQRNCHLCLLVSGAGKDSQPASTVLCAGAVGPLTGEGCRTVPLSGHVGFDSLPDQLVNKSVNHGFCFNILCVGETGLGKSTLMDTLFNTKFEGDPASHSQPGVQLKSSTYDLQESNVNLKLTIVSTVGFGDQINKEDSYKPIVEFIDAQFEAYLQEELKIRRVLHNYHDTRIHACLYFIAPTGHSLKSLDLVTMKKLDSKVNIIPIIAKSDAISKSELTKFKIKITSELVSNGVQIYQFPTDDESVAEINGTMNAHLPFAVIGSTEELKIGNKMMKARQYPWGTVQVENEAHCDFVKLREMLIRVNMEDLREQTHTRHYELYRRCKLEEMGFKDTDPDSKPFSLQETYEAKRNEFLGELQKKEEAMRQMFVQRVKEKEAELKEAEKELHEKFDRLKKLHQDEKKKLEDKKKSLDDEVNAFKQRKTAAELLQSQAQQAGGSQTLKRDKERKNSGFL
- the SEPTIN6 gene encoding septin-6 isoform X6; the encoded protein is MDTLFNTKFEGDPASHSQPGVQLKSSTYDLQESNVNLKLTIVSTVGFGDQINKEDSYKPIVEFIDAQFEAYLQEELKIRRVLHNYHDTRIHACLYFIAPTGHSLKSLDLVTMKKLDSKVNIIPIIAKSDAISKSELTKFKIKITSELVSNGVQIYQFPTDDESVAEINGTMNAHLPFAVIGSTEELKIGNKMMKARQYPWGTVQVENEAHCDFVKLREMLIRVNMEDLREQTHTRHYELYRRCKLEEMGFKDTDPDSKPFSLQETYEAKRNEFLGELQKKEEAMRQMFVQRVKEKEAELKEAEKELHEKFDRLKKLHQDEKKKLEDKKKSLDDEVNAFKQRKTAAELLQSQAQQAGGSQTLKRDKERKNNPWLCTE
- the SEPTIN6 gene encoding septin-6 isoform X3, yielding MLFSSQRNCHLCLLVSGAGKDSQPASTVLCAGAVGPLTGEGCRTVPLSGHVGFDSLPDQLVNKSVNHGFCFNILCVGETGLGKSTLMDTLFNTKFEGDPASHSQPGVQLKSSTYDLQESNVNLKLTIVSTVGFGDQINKEDSYKPIVEFIDAQFEAYLQEELKIRRVLHNYHDTRIHACLYFIAPTGHSLKSLDLVTMKKLDSKVNIIPIIAKSDAISKSELTKFKIKITSELVSNGVQIYQFPTDDESVAEINGTMNAHLPFAVIGSTEELKIGNKMMKARQYPWGTVQVENEAHCDFVKLREMLIRVNMEDLREQTHTRHYELYRRCKLEEMGFKDTDPDSKPFSLQETYEAKRNEFLGELQKKEEAMRQMFVQRVKEKEAELKEAEKELHEKFDRLKKLHQDEKKKLEDKKKSLDDEVNAFKQRKTAAELLQSQAQQAGGSQTLKRDKERKNFF
- the SEPTIN6 gene encoding septin-6 isoform X1, which gives rise to MLFSSQRNCHLCLLVSGAGKDSQPASTVLCAGAVGPLTGEGCRTVPLSGHVGFDSLPDQLVNKSVNHGFCFNILCVGETGLGKSTLMDTLFNTKFEGDPASHSQPGVQLKSSTYDLQESNVNLKLTIVSTVGFGDQINKEDSYKPIVEFIDAQFEAYLQEELKIRRVLHNYHDTRIHACLYFIAPTGHSLKSLDLVTMKKLDSKVNIIPIIAKSDAISKSELTKFKIKITSELVSNGVQIYQFPTDDESVAEINGTMNAHLPFAVIGSTEELKIGNKMMKARQYPWGTVQVENEAHCDFVKLREMLIRVNMEDLREQTHTRHYELYRRCKLEEMGFKDTDPDSKPFSLQETYEAKRNEFLGELQKKEEAMRQMFVQRVKEKEAELKEAEKELHEKFDRLKKLHQDEKKKLEDKKKSLDDEVNAFKQRKTAAELLQSQAQQAGGSQTLKRDKERKNNPWLCTE